One segment of Rosa chinensis cultivar Old Blush chromosome 6, RchiOBHm-V2, whole genome shotgun sequence DNA contains the following:
- the LOC112171547 gene encoding uncharacterized protein LOC112171547: MDLDSTRQTEKPAALTYESTDEEKAFHKAWEKSNRLSFMLMRMTIANNIKTTLPKAEIAKKFLKNIEDRFKRADKSLAGTLIAELTTKKSNGRRSMHKHVVEMTNLAAKLKALGMNVDVFFLVQFILNSLPPQYEAFQINYNTIKDKWNVNELSSMLVQEEERLKQQEQNSIHLVGHGAERKLGKKNLERVLRKDHQRTMDLLMLLRFLIRD; this comes from the coding sequence ATGGATCTGGATTCAACACGCCAAACCGAGAAACCTGCTGCTCTAACTTATGAAAGCACTGATGAAGAAAAGGCTTTTCATAAGGCTTGGGAAAAGTCTAATAGACTGAGCTTTATGCTGATGCGAATGACTATAGCAAACAACATAAAGACTACACTTCCGAAAGCTGAAATTGCAAAGAAATTCTTGAAGAACATTGAGGATCGTTTCAAGAGAGCTGACAAGTCTCTTGCAGGGACATTAATTGCTGAACTTACCACCAAGAAATCTAATGGTAGAAGAAGCATGCATAAGCATGTTGTTGAAATGACTAATCTGGCAGCAAAGTTGAAGGCCTTGGGAATGAATGTGGATGTGTTCTTTCTTGttcaatttattttgaactcATTGCCTCCTCAGTATGAGGCATTTCAGATTAACTATAACACTATTAAGGATAAGTGGAATGTTAATGAATTGTCCAGTATGCTTGTTCAAGAGGAAGAAAGGCTTAAGCAACAAGAACAAAATTCCATTCATCTTGTAGGTCATGGAGCTGAAAGaaaacttggaaaaaaaaacctGGAAAGGGTGCTAAGAAAGGACCACCAAAGAACAATGGACCTGCTGATGCTGCTCAGGTTCCTAATAAGGGACTGA